From the Mangifera indica cultivar Alphonso chromosome 10, CATAS_Mindica_2.1, whole genome shotgun sequence genome, one window contains:
- the LOC123228420 gene encoding fructose-bisphosphate aldolase 1, chloroplastic, which translates to MASASASLPKSSPVLDKSEWIKGQTIRQPSVSVVRCHPNAPSSLTIRASSYADELVKTAKTVASPGRGILAMDESNATCGKRLASIGLENTEANRQAYRTLLVSAPGLGQYISGAILFEETLYQSTTDGKKMVDVLVEQNIVPGIKVDKGLVPLAGSNDESWCQGLDGLASRSAAYYQQGARFAKWRTVVSIPNGPSALAVKEAAWGLARYAAISQDNGLVPIVEPEILLDGEHGIDRTFEVAQKVWAEVFYYLAENNVMFEGILLKPSMVTPGAECKDKATPQQVADYTLKLLKRRIPPAVPGIMFLSGGQSEVEATLNLNAMNQAPNPWHVSFSYARALQNTCLKTWGGRAENVKAAQETLLVRAKANSLAQLGKYTGEGESEEAKKGMFVKGYVY; encoded by the exons atggCCTCAGCCTCAGCTTCTCTACCCAAGTCATCTCCCGTTCTTGACAAGTCTGAGTGGATTAAGGGCCAGACCATCCGTCAGCCATCTGTCTCTGTGGTTAGATGCCACCCCAATGCCCCTTCTTCTCTCACCATTCGTGCCAGTTCCTATGCTGATGAGCTTGTCAAAACTGCA AAAACTGTTGCATCTCCAGGGCGTGGAATTTTGGCCATGGATGAGTCAAATGCAACCTGTGGAAAACGTCTTGCCTCAATTGGGCTAGAGAACACTGAGGCCAACCGCCAGGCATACCGTACTCTTCTTGTTTCAGCCCCAGGCCTCGGCCAGTACATCTCCGGTGCCATCCTCTTTGAGGAGACCCTCTACCAATCCACCACTGATGGCAAAAAGATGGTTGATGTTCTGGTTGAGCAAAACATTGTCCCTGGCATCAAAGTCGACAAG GGTTTGGTTCCCCTTGCTGGTTCCAATGATGAGTCTTGGTGCCAAGGTCTTGATGGCCTTGCTTCTCGCTCAGCAGCTTACTATCAACAGGGAGCTCGTTTTGCCAAATG GCGTACTGTTGTGAGCATTCCCAATGGCCCATCTGCTTTGGCTGTGAAGGAAGCAGCCTGGGGTCTCGCCCGTTATGCTGCCATTTCTCAA GATAATGGATTGGTCCCAATTGTGGAGCCAGAAATCTTGTTGGATGGTGAGCATGGCATTGACAGGACTTTTGAAGTAGCCCAGAAGGTTTGGGCAGAGGTTTTCTACTACCTGGCTGAGAACAATGTGATGTTTGAAGGAATCCTTCTCAAGCCTAGCATGGTGACCCCTGGTGCTGAATGCAAGGACAAGGCCACACCTCAACAGGTTGCAGACTACACTCTCAAGCTCCTCAAGAGGAGAATCCCACCGGCCGTTCCAGGCATCATG TTCTTGTCTGGTGGGCAATCTGAAGTTGAAGCAACGTTGAACTTGAACGCCATGAATCAAGCTCCAAACCCGTGGCACGTGTCATTTTCGTACGCAAGAGCTCTACAAAACACCTGCCTGAAGACATGGGGAGGCAGGGCAGAGAATGTGAAGGCAGCTCAGGAGACACTCCTTGTGCGTGCCAAGGCCAACTCACTTGCTCAGCTTGGCAAGTACACAGGTGAAGGAGAGTCGGAAGAGGCAAAGAAAGGAATGTTTGTGAAGGGCTATGTCTACTAA
- the LOC123227431 gene encoding endoglucanase 24-like isoform X1, which yields MKLSFIPSSPLQQLTLTLLTFTTFINLPFSPSSGHDYRDALSKSILFFEGQRSGYLPQDQRITWRSNSGLSDGWTFNTSLVGGYYDAGDNVKFNFPMAFTTTLLSWSVIEFGDSMPPDELRNALVAVRWATDYLLKTVSEPNRIFVQVGDPNIDHNCWERPEDMDTARTVYAVDAPNPASDVAGETAAAFAASSMAFRSLDPGYAETLLRAAVSAFQFADTYRGAYSDNSYIKEGACPFYCDFDGYQVSNDELLWGAAWLRRASQEDSYLYYIEANGETLGADENINEFGWDNKHAGINVLVSKEVLEGNMYSLQSYKASADSFMCTLIPESSGSHIEYTPGGLIYKPGGSNLQHATIISFLLLVYAKYLAETSQAVNCGNVYVTPSWLREQAKKQVDYILGDNPMGLSYMVGYGNYYPLRIHHRGSSLPSIKDHPQFIACKEGSIYFNSTNPNPNVLVGAVVGGPGEDDEYEDDRADFRKSEPTTYINAPFVGVLAYFAANPSPS from the exons ATGAAACTCTCTTTCATCCCTTCCTCTCCTCTGCAACAACTCACATTGACTCTCCTCACTTTCACCACTTTTATCAACTTACCCTTTTCTCCTTCCTCCGGCCACGACTACCGAGACGCATTATCCAAGTCAATCTTATTCTTCGAAGGCCAAAGGTCAGGCTACTTGCCGCAAGACCAACGCATAACTTGGCGTTCGAACTCGGGCCTCAGCGACGGCTGGACCTTTAACACGAGTTTGGTTGGTGGGTACTACGACGCCGGTGATAATGTGAAGTTTAATTTCCCCATGGCTTTCACCACCACTCTTTTATCCTGGAGCGTCATCGAATTCGGTGACTCAATGCCGCCAGATGAACTCAGAAACGCTCTGGTTGCCGTCCGTTGGGCCACTGATTATTTACTCAAGACTGTTTCTGAGCCTAACCGGATTTTTGTACAG GTGGGTGATCCAAATATAGATCATAACTGCTGGGAGAGACCTGAGGACATGGACACTGCAAGGACTGTGTATGCTGTTGATGCACCAAACCCAGCTTCTGATGTTGCTGGTGAGACTGCAGCTGCTTTTGCTGCTTCATCCATGGCATTCCGGTCGTTGGACCCGGGATATGCAGAGACATTACTGAGAGCTGCAGTGAGCGCCTTTCAATTTGCAGACACCTATAGAGGAGCTTATAGTGATAACTCCTATATCAAAGAGGGTGCTTGCCCATTCTATTGTGACTTTGATGGATATCAAGTAAGTAAT GATGAACTGCTATGGGGTGCAGCTTGGTTAAGGAGGGCATCTCAAGAAGATTCGTACCTTTATTACATTGAAGCCAATGGTGAAACACTTGGTGCTGAcgaaaatataaatgaatttggGTGGGACAACAAGCATGCTGGTATAAATGTTCTAGTCTCTAAG GAAGTCTTAGAAGGAAACATGTACTCACTACAATCATATAAAGCATCTGCTGATAGCTTCATGTGTACATTAATCCCAGAGTCATCAGGATCCCACATAGAATACACTCCTGGTGGCCTAATTTACAAGCCTGGAGGCAGCAACCTGCAACATGCCACAATCATTTCATTTCTGCTTCTGGTTTATGCAAAATACCTAGCTGAAACTTCACAAGCTGTCAATTGTGGTAATGTATATGTTACTCCCTCTTGGCTTCGCGAACAAGCTAAAAAACAGGTTGATTACATTTTAGGAGACAACCCTATGGGATTATCATACATGGTTGGTTATGGAAACTATTATCCACTACGCATTCACCACCGTGGTTCATCATTACCATCGATTAAGGACCACCCTCAATTCATTGCCTGCAAGGAgggttcaatttattttaactcGACAAATCCGAATCCTAATGTGTTGGTTGGAGCTGTGGTTGGAGGGCCTGGAGAAGATGATGAGTATGAGGATGACAGAGCTGATTTCAGGAAGTCGGAACCAACAACTTATATTAATGCACCATTTGTTGGTGTACTTGCTTATTTTGCTGCTAATCCTTCTCCCAGTTAG
- the LOC123227431 gene encoding endoglucanase 24-like isoform X2, with protein MKLSFIPSSPLQQLTLTLLTFTTFINLPFSPSSGHDYRDALSKSILFFEGQRSGYLPQDQRITWRSNSGLSDGWTFNTSLVGGYYDAGDNVKFNFPMAFTTTLLSWSVIEFGDSMPPDELRNALVAVRWATDYLLKTVSEPNRIFVQVGDPNIDHNCWERPEDMDTARTVYAVDAPNPASDVAGETAAAFAASSMAFRSLDPGYAETLLRAAVSAFQFADTYRGAYSDNSYIKEGACPFYCDFDGYQDELLWGAAWLRRASQEDSYLYYIEANGETLGADENINEFGWDNKHAGINVLVSKEVLEGNMYSLQSYKASADSFMCTLIPESSGSHIEYTPGGLIYKPGGSNLQHATIISFLLLVYAKYLAETSQAVNCGNVYVTPSWLREQAKKQVDYILGDNPMGLSYMVGYGNYYPLRIHHRGSSLPSIKDHPQFIACKEGSIYFNSTNPNPNVLVGAVVGGPGEDDEYEDDRADFRKSEPTTYINAPFVGVLAYFAANPSPS; from the exons ATGAAACTCTCTTTCATCCCTTCCTCTCCTCTGCAACAACTCACATTGACTCTCCTCACTTTCACCACTTTTATCAACTTACCCTTTTCTCCTTCCTCCGGCCACGACTACCGAGACGCATTATCCAAGTCAATCTTATTCTTCGAAGGCCAAAGGTCAGGCTACTTGCCGCAAGACCAACGCATAACTTGGCGTTCGAACTCGGGCCTCAGCGACGGCTGGACCTTTAACACGAGTTTGGTTGGTGGGTACTACGACGCCGGTGATAATGTGAAGTTTAATTTCCCCATGGCTTTCACCACCACTCTTTTATCCTGGAGCGTCATCGAATTCGGTGACTCAATGCCGCCAGATGAACTCAGAAACGCTCTGGTTGCCGTCCGTTGGGCCACTGATTATTTACTCAAGACTGTTTCTGAGCCTAACCGGATTTTTGTACAG GTGGGTGATCCAAATATAGATCATAACTGCTGGGAGAGACCTGAGGACATGGACACTGCAAGGACTGTGTATGCTGTTGATGCACCAAACCCAGCTTCTGATGTTGCTGGTGAGACTGCAGCTGCTTTTGCTGCTTCATCCATGGCATTCCGGTCGTTGGACCCGGGATATGCAGAGACATTACTGAGAGCTGCAGTGAGCGCCTTTCAATTTGCAGACACCTATAGAGGAGCTTATAGTGATAACTCCTATATCAAAGAGGGTGCTTGCCCATTCTATTGTGACTTTGATGGATATCAA GATGAACTGCTATGGGGTGCAGCTTGGTTAAGGAGGGCATCTCAAGAAGATTCGTACCTTTATTACATTGAAGCCAATGGTGAAACACTTGGTGCTGAcgaaaatataaatgaatttggGTGGGACAACAAGCATGCTGGTATAAATGTTCTAGTCTCTAAG GAAGTCTTAGAAGGAAACATGTACTCACTACAATCATATAAAGCATCTGCTGATAGCTTCATGTGTACATTAATCCCAGAGTCATCAGGATCCCACATAGAATACACTCCTGGTGGCCTAATTTACAAGCCTGGAGGCAGCAACCTGCAACATGCCACAATCATTTCATTTCTGCTTCTGGTTTATGCAAAATACCTAGCTGAAACTTCACAAGCTGTCAATTGTGGTAATGTATATGTTACTCCCTCTTGGCTTCGCGAACAAGCTAAAAAACAGGTTGATTACATTTTAGGAGACAACCCTATGGGATTATCATACATGGTTGGTTATGGAAACTATTATCCACTACGCATTCACCACCGTGGTTCATCATTACCATCGATTAAGGACCACCCTCAATTCATTGCCTGCAAGGAgggttcaatttattttaactcGACAAATCCGAATCCTAATGTGTTGGTTGGAGCTGTGGTTGGAGGGCCTGGAGAAGATGATGAGTATGAGGATGACAGAGCTGATTTCAGGAAGTCGGAACCAACAACTTATATTAATGCACCATTTGTTGGTGTACTTGCTTATTTTGCTGCTAATCCTTCTCCCAGTTAG
- the LOC123227432 gene encoding zinc finger protein GIS2-like has product MSSISRSRSRSRSRSPMDRRIRSDRFSYRDAPYRRGSRRGYSQNNLCKNCKRPGHYARECPNVAICHNCGLPGHIASECTTKALCWNCREPGHMASNCPNEGICHTCGKGGHRARDCTAPPLPPGDLRLCNNCYKQGHFAADCTNDKACNNCRKTGHLARDCPNDPICNLCNVSGHVARQCPKSNVLGERGVATGGGVRGSGYRDIVCRNCQQLGHMSRDCMGPLMICHNCGGRGHLAYECPSGRFMDRYSRRY; this is encoded by the exons ATGAGTTCAATCAGCAGAAGCCGAAGCAGGAGCAGAAGTCGGAGCCCAATGGACCGTAGGATCCGTTCAGATCGCTTTTCCTATCGTGATGCACCTTACAGGAGAGGGTCACGTCGGGGTTACAG CCAAAACAATCTATGCAAGAATTGCAAACGACCAGGTCATTACGCTAGAGAGTGTCCCAATGTGGCGATTTGTCACAATTGTGGACTTCCAGG CCACATTGCTTCAGAATGCACCACAAAGGCATTATGTTGGAATTGTCGAGAACCGGGCCATATGGCTAGCAATTGTCCAAATGAGGGCATCTGCCACACCTGTGGCAAGGGTGGACATCGTGCTAGAGATTGCACAGCTCCTCCACTGCCACCTGGCGACTTGAGGTTGTGTAACAACTGCTATAAGCAGGGTCATTTTGCAGCTGATTGTACAAATGACAAGGCATGCAATAATTGTAGGAAGACTGGTCACCTGGCACGTGATTGTCCCAATGATCCTATCTGCAACTTGTGCAATGTGTCTGGGCATGTAGCTAGGCAGTGCCCAAAAAGCAATGTCCTAGGAGAGCGGGGTGTGGCAACTGGTGGTGGAGTTCGTGGCAGTGGTTACCGAGATATTGTATGTAGGAACTGCCAGCAGCTGGGACATATGAGCAGGGATTGCATGGGGCCTTTGATGATTTGTCATAATTGTGGCGGACGAGGACATTTGGCATACGAATGCCCTTCGGGAAGATTCATGGACCGGTATTCACGTAGGTACTAA